In Primulina huaijiensis isolate GDHJ02 chromosome 16, ASM1229523v2, whole genome shotgun sequence, a single genomic region encodes these proteins:
- the LOC140960870 gene encoding uncharacterized protein has translation MHTRSHTSRNVRGEGHPPIIPSQSEMLITQEALKAMMEETATRAAAEAVAQILAHHPRTDTGETTPKDRSTSHDPNKTTRGNGETCKEDESDGRTHRLPPRRESISLHTYARGSHTLNEQDSRLAVLPARHSPFTTAILAESVPVGVKIPNLPEYEGMGDPQDHLDKFYAKADLYDISEAAYCKIFRTTLSGRALAWFNKLPPRTIDSLEQLTHRFLHQFSINKKYPKTAAYLFTIIQKEGECLREYVQRFTQAVHEVPHVNHDLLAGIMQQNLRHRKFKESIAGKPPNTVEELLERAEKHIRIEEAIEPRYLGKRRREEERPEGTKREEKRTAQSPRLQYTPLKARLSDILVVAEQQGLLQPTRPMKENPKRQRSDKYCRFHKDKGNSTEDCFSLRAEIEKLIKRGYLGDYVDRFRSQQRCNKRPDDNRPSEQQREWVEKGKKPEQREENMPTGGIISVITGGPACGDSNNARKNLARAARRDQNFSCLTVTQSVNEISTKDEEVFFGEEDLEASRGEHNDALIISATISNFWVKKILVDSGSSADIIFHEAFQKLGLSNAQLMRVNTPLVGFSGEIVEAVGEIALPISLGSYPRRSTKMVKFLVVKAPSAYNVILGRPSLNLFRAIASTYHMKLKFPTLEGPGEAVGDSRLARECHASILLNAGETRRRQGPDIDSLKGKKQKLEQLSNENRIHLVDGESNDRERMTATEALKHIEVVPGDPRKTLKIGSDLPTEVENTLTIFLRRNVDAFAWGDEPLPGIPPEYALHHLNVDPRMKPIKQKKRSFGPDKNKHIADEVGKLIKAKYIRPVSYPEWLANVVLVPKTGGKCRLCIDFTDLNKACPKDLFPLPRIDLLVDSTAGCELLSFLDAHQGYNQIGLAPDDQEKASFITDRGIYCYKVMPFGLKNAGATYQRLVNKMFENLIGKNMEVYIDDMLVKSIRAIKHVEDLEECFEILRKYRMKLNPEKCSFGVRGGKFLGFMVSQRGIEANPEKIKAILSMTPPRSVKGVQELTGRMTALNRFISRSADKGLPFFKVLRQGKGFKWTEECQQAFEDLKKYLSTPPLLAKPRFGDVLMLYLAVSPEAVSAVLVVNEEREHKLVYYISRTLHGAELRYTNIEKLALALVIAGRKLRPYLLCHQVVVLTNHPLKQVLSSPEASGRMVKWAVELSEFGLEFKPRPAIKAQVLADFLVEMTTNEAEGSVPTWVVHVDGSSTSQGSGAGVLLESPQGDKLMYSIKFQFSASNHEAEYEALIA, from the coding sequence ATGCACACTCGTTCGCACACCTCTCGCAACGTTAGGGGTGAGGGACACCCACCTATTATTCCTTCGCAGTCAGAGATGCTCATCACCCAAGAAGCGCTGAAAGCCATGATGGAAGAGACAGCCACTCGCGCAGCAGCTGAAGCAGTAGCCCAGATACTCGCACATCATCCACGTACTGATACTGGTGAAACAACTCCCAAAGACCGTTCGACTTCCCATGACCCCAACAAGACGACAAGGGGCAATGGTGAAACGTGCAAGGAAGATGAATCAGATGGCCGTACACATCGCCTTCCTCCACGGAGAGAAAGTATCTCGCTCCACACCTACGCACGAGGGTCTCACACTTTGAATGAACAAGACAGCCGATTGGCCGTTTTACCTGCTCGGCACAGCCCTTTTACCACTGCCATCTTAGCCGAGTCGGTACCAGTGGGAGTGAAAATACCCAACTTGCCAGAGTACGAGGGAATGGGCGACCCACAAGATCACCTCGACAAATTCTATGCAAAGGCAGATTTATACGATATTAGTGAGGCCGCATACTGCAAAATCTTCCGAACTACGCTATCCGGTCGTGCGCTTGCTTGGTTCAACAAGCTCCCTCCACGAACCATAGATAGCTTGGAGCAACTAACTCACCGTTTTCTCCATCAGTTCTCTATCAACAAGAAATACCCAAAAACAGCGGCTTATTTATTTACTATAATTCAGAAGGAAGGAGAATGCCTGAGAGAATATGTACAACGGTTCACGCAAGCTGTGCATGAAGTTCCCCATGTTAACCATGACCTGTTAGCCGGAATAATGCAGCAGAACCTCCGCCATCGAAAATTCAAGGAATCTATAGCTGGAAAGCCCCCAAACACTGTGGAGGAATTGTTAGAAAGAGCCGAAAAACATATACGCATTGAAGAGGCTATCGAACCACGGTACTTAGGAAAAAGAAGAAGGGAAGAAGAGAGACCGGAAGGGACAAAGAGGGAGGAAAAACGAACGGCCCAAAGTCCGAGACTCCAGTACACTCCTTTAAAGGCACGCTTGTCAGACATACTGGTAGTAGCAGAGCAACAAGGTTTACTGCAACCCACGCGCCcgatgaaagaaaatcctaagCGTCAGAGATCTGACAAATACTGTCGGTTCCACAAAGATAAAGGTAATTCTACTGAGGATTGTTTCAGCCTTCGAGCCGAGATAGAAAAGTTGATAAAACGAGGATATTTAGGTGACTATGTGGATAGATTCCGCAGTCAGCAGAGATGCAACAAGCGTCCTGATGACAACCGTCCAAGCGAGCAGCAGAGAGAATGGGTCGAGAAGGGCAAAAAACCCGAGCAGAGAGAAGAGAACATGCCCACTGGAGGCATAATCTCTGTTATAACAGGGGGGCCCGCCTGTGGTGATTCAAACAATGCAAGGAAAAATCTCGCGCGTGCAGCCAGACGTGATCAAAATTTTTCATGTTTAACCGTAACTCAGTCAGTTAACGAGATATCGACGAAAGATGAAGAAGTGTTTTTTGGAGAAGAGGACTTGGAAGCCTCTCGGGGGGAACACAATGACGCCTTAATAATTTCCGCCACGATTTCAAACTTTTGGGTAAAGAAAATATTGGTGGACTCAGGAAGCTCTGCAGATATCATTTTTCATGAGGCATTCCAAAAGTTGGGTCTGAGTAATGCGCAATTAATGCGAGTGAATACTCCTCTCGTCGGTTTTTCCGGAGAAATAGTTGAAGCAGTAGGTGAAATCGCTCTACCCATATCCTTGGGATCGTACCCGCGGCGGAGCACTAAAATGGTGAAATTCTTAGTGGTGAAAGCCCCCTCGGCTTACAACGTGATCCTTGGCCGTCCAAGCCTCAATCTGTTTCGCGCCATTGCATCCACATACCACATGAAACTAAAATTCCCGACTCTAGAAGGGCCAGGAGAGGCGGTCGGAGATAGCAGACTCGCAAGAGAATGTCATGCGTCGATTTTGCTAAATGCGGGGGAGACTCGAAGAAGACAGGGACCCGACATAGATTCCCTGAAGGGAAAGAAACAAAAACTTGAACAACTTTCAAATGAAAATAGAATACATCTCGTGGATGGAGAATCAAATGACAGAGAAAGGATGACCGCTACAGAAGCTCTCAAACATATCGAAGTAGTGCCCGGTGATCCAAGAAAAACCCTCAAGATTGGGTCAGATCTGCCGACAGAAGTGGAGAACACTTTGACAATTTTTCTGCGGCGCAATGTCGATGCATTTGCCTGGGGTGACGAGCCGTTACCAGGGATACCTCCAGAATACGCACTTCATCATCTTAATGTGGATCCACGAATGAAACCGATTAAGCAGAAAAAGAGATCTTTTGGCCCAGACAAAAACAAACATATAGCTGATGAAGTGGGAAAGCTCATAAAGGCCAAATACATCAGGCCTGTTTCGTACCCAGAATGGTTAGCAAATGTTGTGTTGGTCCCAAAGACCGGAGGGAAATGTCGTCTTTGCATAGATTTCACTGACTTAAACAAGGCATGCCCTAAAGATCTATTCCCTTTGCCTCGAATCGATTTGTTGGTCGACTCGACCGCGGGATGCGAATTGCTCAGTTTTCTGGATGCCCACCAAGGGTACAATCAGATAGGATTAGCCCCAGATGATCAAGAAAAGGCTAGTTTCATCACTGATCGAGGGATCTATTGCTATaaggtaatgccatttggactcaAGAACGCGGGAGCAACATATCAGCGATTGGTTAACAAGATGTTTGAAAACTTGATTGGGAAGAATATGGAGGTGTACATAGACGACATGCTTGTAAAAAGTATCCGAGCGATCAAGCATGTGGAGGACCTTGAAGAATGCTTTGAAATATTACGAAAATATCGCATGAAGCTAAATCCAGAAAAATGTTCTTTTGGTGTACGAGGTGGAAAGTTCCTTGGATTCATGGTTTCACAGAGAGGAATAGAGGCAAACCCCGAAAAGATAAAGGCAATCTTAAGCATGACTCCCCCGCGGAGTGTGAAGGGAGTACAAGAATTAACTGGAAGGATGACTGCTTTGAACCGTTTCATCTCTAGATCTGCAGACAAAGGCTTGCCATTCTTCAAAGTTCTAAGGCAAGGAAAGGGGTTCAAGTGGACTGAAGAATGTCAGCAAGCATTCGAAGACTTAAAGAAGTATTTGTCCACACCGCCACTCCTAGCAAAACCTCGATTTGGGGATGTGTTGATGCTTTATTTGGCAGTCTCACCTGAAGCGGTTAGCGCTGTGCTCGTGGTAAATGAAGAAAGAGAGCATAAACTTGTGTATTATATAAGTCGGACCTTACATGGAGCCGAACTTCGATATACCAACATTGAGAAATTAGCGCTCGCCTTAGTAATTGCCGGAAGAAAATTACGCCCATATTTGCTATGTCACCAAGTGGTGGTGCTCACCAATCACCCTCTGAAGCAAGTGCTATCTAGTCCAGAGGCATCGGGTCGAATGGTTAAGTGGGCCGTTGAACTGAGCGAATTCGGACTTGAGTTTAAACCTCGCCCAGCTATTAAAGCACAAGTTCTCGCAGATTTTCTTGTTGAAATGACCACCAATGAGGCAGAAGGCTCTGTCCCGACTTGGGTGGTCCATGTCGATGGATCCTCCACTTCGCAGGGAAGTGGAGCCGGGGTATTGCTAGAAAGCCCTCAAGGTGATAAATTGATGTATTCCATTAAATTTCAATTCTCCGCATCAAATCATGAGGCCGAATATGAAGCACTCATAGCATGA
- the LOC140961174 gene encoding uncharacterized protein isoform X1, with protein sequence MAIRRNSQTLISSSSESYDSDSDSSKSDAADFSVGSGFFSDSKTLSVASRGLPRGSTSLENSLAGDDPIWSEPLGGHDKDVLSGEDVGSLREVLGIPPECDIKVPRPRDECHNPPRGYFTLFLEYFTGGLLFPPQPLLVELVKSLGMSFSQLSPNAVIVYSAFCHKMQEIHMPLSVELFHSLFSVRRSKPDSHVYFQPRAKCKFLSRIPSPRSSWKSHFFYVKDCGWGIPVVWSSGLRVIAMRGTHHALQLQCRDLGLFEELCKPRNLITAGDRFDLATIRARKTTLGRQSPLAGNGRAPADRAAHDFRDTMCRGLPPARSEHVRGSGSNSQNKSNSLSSNKSLEIMPLSGGGGEAKKRGHEGVEKKMDEEAQKNPKRTRADDQGKTSKTPRVKHIYVDGVNHNEKADSFWDLDDPEIGWKKGRSIVGDYDMVRLVSLSTDSFAHSLAWNSCQSLSLASAVRVREEKLRNYQDKLREEVTRQKEEKLHLTQEKEKANVELMQVQGKLADKIKEFTILEEKYSAEVKIGRQFLDSEAGNNLLKSTEEKGVQNFKASSAFREEVLDRAMIIHDEVVLDCRNQLRKKLVPEEIVMMIEPSVSEVGGGSMVDLPSDNAEMIEALDLVPTEGEA encoded by the exons ATGGCCATCCGCCGGAACAGCCAAACTTTAATAAGTAGCTCAAGCGAGAGTTATGATTCTGATAGTGACTCTTCAAAATCTGATGCCGCCGACTTCTCGGTTGGGTCTGGTTTTTTTAGTGACTCCAAGACTCTATCGGTAGCCTCTCGTGGATTACCCAGGGGATCCACGTCATTAGAAAATTCCTTGGCGGGCGATGATCCTATATGGAGCGAACCTTTAGGCGGTCACGATAAGGATGTTCTGTCTGGCGAAGATGTCGGGAGTTTGCGCGAAGTGCTTGGAATACCACCCGAGTGTGACATTAAGGTTCCGAGACCTAGAGATGAATGTCATAACCCGCCGCGGGGTTACTTCACCCTTTTCCTTGAATACTTTACTGGTGGACTTCTGTTTCCTCCGCAACCTCTATTAGTGGAGTTGGTAAAAAGCCTCGGCATGAGCTTTAGTCAATTGAGTCCAAATGCCGTTATAGTTTATTCGGCCTTTTGTCATAAGATGCAGGAAATTCACATGCCTTTGTCCGTAGAATTGTTCCACTCACTTTTCTCGGTGCGTAGAAGCAAACCGGATTCGCACGTTTACTTCCAACCTCGGGCCAAATGTAAATTTTTATCCCGAATTCCATCTCCTAGAAGTTCTTGGAAGTCTCATTTTTTCTATGTTAAGGATTGCGGGTGGGGTATACCCGTGGTCTGGAGTTCTGGACTTCGAGTGATTGCGATGAGAGGGACTCACCATGCACTTCAACTTCAATGTCGTGACTTAGGTCTTTTTGAAGAACTTTGTAAACCTAGGAATTTAATTACTGCTG GTGATAGATTTGACTTGGCCACGATCCGGGCTCGCAAGACCACTTTGGGGAGGCAATCCCCGCTTGCTGGGAATGGTAGAGCACCTGCGGATCGTGCTGCTCATGATTTTCGTGACACTATGTGTAGGGGACTCCCACCAGCACGCTCTGAGCATGTCCGTGGGTCGGGCTCTAACTCGCAAAATAAAAGTAACTCTTTGTCATCAAACAAATCTTTGGAGATTATGCCCTTGAGTGGGGGAGGAGGAGAGGCGAAAAAACGAGGACATGAAGGGGTGGAAAAGAAAATGGATGAGGAAGCACAGAAAAATCCTAAGAGGACCCGCGCGGATGACCAAGGAAAAACTTCCAAGACTCCGCGTGTTAAGCATATATATGTTGACGGGGTGAACCATAACGAGAAGGCTGACTCTTTCTGGGATTTGGATGATCCGGAGATAGGATGGAAGAAAGGACGAAGCATTGTGGGAGATTATGACATGGTCCGTCTGGTTTCGCTGTCTACGGATTCGTTTGCTCATTCCCTTGCATGGAATTCGTGTCAG AGTTTGTCGTTAGCCAGTGCTGTGCGAGTTCGGGAGGAAAAACTGCGCAATTATCAAGATAAGCTGCGAGAAGAGGTTACTCGGCAGAAAGAAGAAAAGCTTCATCTTactcaagaaaaagaaaaggccAACGTGGAGCTGATGCAAGTGCAGGGAAAGCTTGCGGACAAGATAAAAGAATTTACAATCCTTGAAGAGAAGTATTCTGCTGAGGTGAAGATTGGTCGTCAATTTCTTGACTCTGAGGCGGgcaataatcttttgaaaagtaCTGAGGAGAAAGGCGTTCAGAATTTCAAAGCATCCTCCGCATTTCGAGAGGAGGTACTAGATCGTGCCATGATCATACATGATGAGGTAGTGCTAGATTGTCGAAACCAACTGAGGAAGAAACTTGTGCCTGAAGAGATAGTGATGATGATTGAGCCCAGTGTCTCGGAGGTGGGTGGAGGCTCCATGGTCGATCTCCCTTCAGACAATGCTGAGATGATTGAAGCTTTGGATCTTGTCCCTACTGAGGGGGAAGCATAG
- the LOC140961174 gene encoding uncharacterized protein isoform X2: MAIRRNSQTLISSSSESYDSDSDSSKSDAADFSVGSGFFSDSKTLSVASRGLPRGSTSLENSLAGDDPIWSEPLGGHDKDVLSGEDVGSLREVLGIPPECDIKVPRPRDECHNPPRGYFTLFLEYFTGGLLFPPQPLLVELVKSLGMSFSQLSPNAVIVYSAFCHKMQEIHMPLSVELFHSLFSVRRSKPDSHVYFQPRAKCDRFDLATIRARKTTLGRQSPLAGNGRAPADRAAHDFRDTMCRGLPPARSEHVRGSGSNSQNKSNSLSSNKSLEIMPLSGGGGEAKKRGHEGVEKKMDEEAQKNPKRTRADDQGKTSKTPRVKHIYVDGVNHNEKADSFWDLDDPEIGWKKGRSIVGDYDMVRLVSLSTDSFAHSLAWNSCQSLSLASAVRVREEKLRNYQDKLREEVTRQKEEKLHLTQEKEKANVELMQVQGKLADKIKEFTILEEKYSAEVKIGRQFLDSEAGNNLLKSTEEKGVQNFKASSAFREEVLDRAMIIHDEVVLDCRNQLRKKLVPEEIVMMIEPSVSEVGGGSMVDLPSDNAEMIEALDLVPTEGEA, translated from the exons ATGGCCATCCGCCGGAACAGCCAAACTTTAATAAGTAGCTCAAGCGAGAGTTATGATTCTGATAGTGACTCTTCAAAATCTGATGCCGCCGACTTCTCGGTTGGGTCTGGTTTTTTTAGTGACTCCAAGACTCTATCGGTAGCCTCTCGTGGATTACCCAGGGGATCCACGTCATTAGAAAATTCCTTGGCGGGCGATGATCCTATATGGAGCGAACCTTTAGGCGGTCACGATAAGGATGTTCTGTCTGGCGAAGATGTCGGGAGTTTGCGCGAAGTGCTTGGAATACCACCCGAGTGTGACATTAAGGTTCCGAGACCTAGAGATGAATGTCATAACCCGCCGCGGGGTTACTTCACCCTTTTCCTTGAATACTTTACTGGTGGACTTCTGTTTCCTCCGCAACCTCTATTAGTGGAGTTGGTAAAAAGCCTCGGCATGAGCTTTAGTCAATTGAGTCCAAATGCCGTTATAGTTTATTCGGCCTTTTGTCATAAGATGCAGGAAATTCACATGCCTTTGTCCGTAGAATTGTTCCACTCACTTTTCTCGGTGCGTAGAAGCAAACCGGATTCGCACGTTTACTTCCAACCTCGGGCCAAAT GTGATAGATTTGACTTGGCCACGATCCGGGCTCGCAAGACCACTTTGGGGAGGCAATCCCCGCTTGCTGGGAATGGTAGAGCACCTGCGGATCGTGCTGCTCATGATTTTCGTGACACTATGTGTAGGGGACTCCCACCAGCACGCTCTGAGCATGTCCGTGGGTCGGGCTCTAACTCGCAAAATAAAAGTAACTCTTTGTCATCAAACAAATCTTTGGAGATTATGCCCTTGAGTGGGGGAGGAGGAGAGGCGAAAAAACGAGGACATGAAGGGGTGGAAAAGAAAATGGATGAGGAAGCACAGAAAAATCCTAAGAGGACCCGCGCGGATGACCAAGGAAAAACTTCCAAGACTCCGCGTGTTAAGCATATATATGTTGACGGGGTGAACCATAACGAGAAGGCTGACTCTTTCTGGGATTTGGATGATCCGGAGATAGGATGGAAGAAAGGACGAAGCATTGTGGGAGATTATGACATGGTCCGTCTGGTTTCGCTGTCTACGGATTCGTTTGCTCATTCCCTTGCATGGAATTCGTGTCAG AGTTTGTCGTTAGCCAGTGCTGTGCGAGTTCGGGAGGAAAAACTGCGCAATTATCAAGATAAGCTGCGAGAAGAGGTTACTCGGCAGAAAGAAGAAAAGCTTCATCTTactcaagaaaaagaaaaggccAACGTGGAGCTGATGCAAGTGCAGGGAAAGCTTGCGGACAAGATAAAAGAATTTACAATCCTTGAAGAGAAGTATTCTGCTGAGGTGAAGATTGGTCGTCAATTTCTTGACTCTGAGGCGGgcaataatcttttgaaaagtaCTGAGGAGAAAGGCGTTCAGAATTTCAAAGCATCCTCCGCATTTCGAGAGGAGGTACTAGATCGTGCCATGATCATACATGATGAGGTAGTGCTAGATTGTCGAAACCAACTGAGGAAGAAACTTGTGCCTGAAGAGATAGTGATGATGATTGAGCCCAGTGTCTCGGAGGTGGGTGGAGGCTCCATGGTCGATCTCCCTTCAGACAATGCTGAGATGATTGAAGCTTTGGATCTTGTCCCTACTGAGGGGGAAGCATAG